The following are encoded together in the Campylobacteraceae bacterium genome:
- a CDS encoding AAA family ATPase — protein sequence MIKELKVKELYNKCNKSIFSFKNTEEAKKTNQIILQGRALSAIDTALGIEEEGFNLFVMGEKGRGKHSLIKKILETKSKNGKNIYDWCYVNNFNDDNKPIIIKLKAGLAKSFKKSMLNLVENLKIKITQVLKSKKYLNQKKSLEKYTKEEQDKLFNKLKSLALQENISISDTPNGIVIASLKEGKLFTSEEYSALALKQRDKLEKNIIKYQEKVDENSKEELDLSNKFLEKLNDLDKLFIKEILKKSMQGLAEKFSSYEQVLLYLSDVEKDILEHYRYFVKTENENILNAFESVLKQNLEHEISFDIYNINILVNNEKVKSLPIIYEDNPRYANLFGRIDHISHMGTISTDFNLIKAGSLHQANGGYLIIDAISLLSNPHAWEGLKRMLKSSLIHLESIEESMGYTSLLSLSPQSVPLDIKIILIGSREIYSLLFFNDEDFKELFKIEADFEDKIIRNKENTLLYINIITNISKEKKLLTLGKNALCKIIEFSSRLCSNASYLSSDFSAISDLLQEANYLAKKNNRKTINEKDILNVLKERIYRKERIKEEVYTHIKEETIQINTKGEKVGHINGLALIDFGNYSFCIPMKISCLTRVGKEGVVTIEREVDLSGSIHSKGVLIISSYLASRYAPDFSLSLSASLVFEQSYSVVDGDSASLAELYALLSSISKIKIKQNFAITGSINQNGDVQAIGGVNEKIEGFYDVCKLKDENFCSAVIIPASNVKNLMLKEDVLSAVRKGQFKIYAINHLDDGIKLLMGIEAGKRKKDGTFTKNSLNYLVNKELKNLNTLSLNKENS from the coding sequence ATGATAAAAGAACTAAAAGTTAAAGAGCTTTACAATAAATGTAATAAGTCAATATTTTCTTTTAAAAATACAGAAGAAGCCAAAAAAACAAATCAAATAATTTTACAAGGAAGAGCCTTAAGTGCAATTGATACTGCTCTTGGAATAGAAGAAGAGGGCTTTAATCTTTTTGTTATGGGTGAAAAAGGAAGAGGTAAACACTCACTTATTAAAAAAATATTAGAAACAAAAAGTAAAAATGGTAAAAATATTTATGATTGGTGTTATGTAAATAATTTTAATGATGATAACAAACCTATAATAATAAAACTAAAAGCAGGACTGGCTAAATCTTTTAAAAAATCCATGTTAAACTTGGTGGAAAATCTTAAAATAAAAATAACACAAGTCTTAAAATCAAAAAAATACCTAAATCAAAAAAAATCTCTAGAAAAATACACAAAAGAGGAACAAGACAAACTTTTTAATAAATTAAAAAGTTTAGCACTGCAAGAGAATATTTCTATATCAGATACTCCCAATGGGATTGTTATCGCTTCTTTAAAAGAAGGAAAACTTTTTACAAGTGAAGAATACAGTGCATTGGCTTTAAAACAAAGAGATAAGCTTGAAAAAAATATTATTAAATACCAAGAAAAAGTCGATGAAAATTCAAAAGAAGAATTAGACTTAAGCAATAAATTTCTTGAAAAATTAAATGACTTAGACAAACTATTTATAAAAGAAATTCTTAAAAAATCCATGCAAGGTTTAGCAGAGAAATTTTCATCTTATGAACAAGTACTTCTTTATTTATCTGATGTAGAAAAAGATATTTTAGAACATTATAGGTACTTTGTCAAAACAGAAAATGAAAATATACTGAATGCTTTTGAAAGTGTATTAAAACAAAATCTGGAACATGAAATCTCCTTCGATATATATAATATTAATATTTTAGTAAATAATGAGAAAGTAAAATCTCTGCCTATTATTTACGAAGACAATCCCCGTTATGCAAACTTATTTGGAAGAATTGATCATATATCGCATATGGGAACAATAAGTACAGATTTTAATTTAATTAAAGCAGGTTCTTTGCATCAAGCAAATGGAGGTTATTTAATTATTGATGCTATAAGTTTATTATCTAATCCTCATGCATGGGAAGGTTTAAAACGAATGTTAAAATCTTCTTTGATTCATTTAGAAAGTATAGAAGAATCAATGGGATATACCAGTTTACTTTCCTTAAGTCCCCAAAGTGTTCCTTTAGATATAAAAATAATCTTGATTGGTTCTCGAGAAATTTATTCTTTGCTTTTTTTTAATGATGAAGATTTTAAAGAATTGTTTAAAATAGAAGCAGATTTCGAAGATAAAATAATAAGGAATAAAGAGAATACTCTTTTATATATAAATATTATCACAAATATAAGCAAGGAAAAAAAACTATTAACACTTGGCAAAAATGCGCTTTGTAAAATAATAGAATTTTCTTCAAGGCTTTGTTCGAATGCTTCTTATTTATCAAGTGATTTTTCAGCTATTAGTGATTTATTACAAGAAGCCAATTATCTGGCCAAAAAAAACAATAGAAAAACAATTAATGAAAAAGATATATTAAATGTTTTAAAAGAAAGAATATATAGAAAAGAGAGAATAAAAGAAGAGGTTTATACGCATATCAAAGAAGAAACAATACAGATTAATACAAAAGGTGAAAAAGTGGGACATATTAATGGTCTTGCTTTAATAGATTTTGGAAATTATTCTTTTTGCATTCCTATGAAAATATCATGTTTAACAAGGGTCGGGAAAGAAGGTGTTGTAACTATCGAGAGAGAAGTTGATCTTTCTGGTTCTATTCATTCAAAAGGTGTATTAATTATATCTTCTTATTTGGCTTCACGTTATGCTCCTGATTTTTCTTTAAGTCTTAGTGCTTCTTTAGTATTTGAACAATCTTACAGTGTGGTTGATGGAGATTCTGCATCTTTGGCTGAGCTTTATGCTCTTTTATCTTCTATTTCGAAAATCAAAATAAAACAAAACTTTGCTATTACTGGATCTATTAATCAAAATGGAGATGTACAAGCTATTGGTGGGGTTAATGAAAAAATAGAAGGTTTTTATGATGTTTGTAAATTAAAAGATGAGAACTTTTGTTCTGCTGTTATTATTCCTGCCTCAAATGTTAAAAACTTGATGTTAAAAGAAGATGTTCTAAGTGCTGTGAGAAAAGGTCAATTTAAGATATATGCTATTAATCATCTTGATGATGGAATAAAACTTCTTATGGGTATTGAAGCAGGAAAAAGAAAAAAAGATGGAACTTTTACTAAGAACTCATTAAATTATCTTGTTAATAAAGAACTGAAAAACTTAAATACACTTAGTTTAAATAAAGAAAATAGCTAA
- a CDS encoding FAD-dependent monooxygenase, producing MNILIIGAGIAGLSTAISLKLQGFNVKIAEKNSSITDIGAGIISWPNASNILDKLGLLEEVLKVSGKVTSMNRFSSEGVNIGSIDITTINEMMSYPSLSILRCDLMRILNNKINEMKISIHFNHNLLSFVNNNNLVSAKFTNKKIIKADVIIGADGRMNSLTREYVKGDNTPKYQGFINWVGIIKSKNDIFTNLSVSDYWGIGKRFGIVPISKNQAYWAGGMTSKNIETKNPSLYKNELLHEFKDWPSNILNIIKNTKDSGINKIYVHDHDPLSTWHKNNVILIGDCAHAALPTSGQGACQALEDAWHLASCLKENSKNLTHAFESFTKIRIKKTNNITMGGRALAFSIFNDDKEFCLKRNIHSQNTNGHKQASAMANLWLENLA from the coding sequence GTGAATATACTTATTATTGGAGCTGGAATAGCTGGTTTGAGCACAGCAATATCTTTGAAACTGCAAGGTTTTAATGTAAAAATAGCTGAAAAAAATTCTTCTATAACAGACATTGGGGCAGGTATTATATCTTGGCCCAATGCTTCAAATATTCTAGATAAACTGGGCCTTTTAGAAGAAGTTCTTAAAGTATCAGGAAAAGTAACTTCAATGAATCGTTTTTCAAGCGAAGGTGTAAACATTGGTTCAATAGATATAACTACAATCAATGAAATGATGTCTTATCCCAGTTTATCTATTCTACGTTGCGATTTAATGCGTATTTTAAATAACAAAATAAATGAAATGAAAATTTCCATACATTTTAATCATAACTTACTTTCTTTTGTAAACAATAATAATCTTGTAAGTGCAAAATTTACCAATAAAAAAATAATCAAAGCTGATGTTATTATTGGGGCAGATGGACGAATGAACTCACTTACTAGAGAATATGTGAAGGGTGATAATACACCTAAGTATCAAGGTTTTATTAACTGGGTAGGTATTATTAAAAGTAAGAATGATATTTTTACTAATTTGAGTGTAAGTGATTATTGGGGTATTGGAAAACGTTTTGGTATTGTTCCCATTTCAAAAAATCAGGCATATTGGGCAGGTGGAATGACATCTAAAAATATAGAAACAAAAAATCCTTCTTTATATAAAAATGAATTATTGCATGAGTTTAAAGACTGGCCTTCAAATATTCTAAATATTATAAAAAATACAAAAGACTCTGGTATTAATAAAATATATGTACATGATCATGACCCACTTTCTACATGGCATAAAAATAATGTTATTTTAATAGGAGATTGTGCACATGCTGCTTTACCAACGTCTGGGCAAGGTGCTTGTCAAGCCTTAGAGGATGCATGGCATTTAGCCTCTTGTTTAAAAGAAAATTCAAAAAACTTAACACATGCTTTTGAATCTTTTACAAAAATAAGAATAAAAAAAACAAATAATATTACAATGGGTGGCAGAGCACTTGCTTTTTCAATATTTAATGATGATAAAGAGTTTTGTTTAAAAAGAAATATACACTCACAAAATACGAATGGACATAAACAAGCCAGTGCAATGGCAAATCTTTGGTTAGAGAATCTGGCTTAA
- a CDS encoding globin — translation MEYKITQGIVGVRPNVTLPNPEILNVLGEDGMRALTKEHYEILRHSEIKDLFPPHDAGIEMAVKHASDFFIQICGGQRHFDQNRGRPMMAARHSPFKIDQAARVIWLEAYATLLEESNLSEELKESFWTYLDIFSIWMMNTRD, via the coding sequence ATGGAATACAAAATCACACAAGGCATAGTTGGAGTTAGACCCAATGTTACTTTACCTAACCCAGAAATTTTAAATGTTCTTGGCGAAGATGGTATGAGAGCTTTGACGAAAGAACATTATGAGATATTAAGACACTCAGAGATAAAAGATTTATTTCCACCACATGATGCTGGAATTGAAATGGCAGTAAAACATGCCTCTGATTTTTTTATACAAATTTGTGGAGGTCAAAGACATTTTGATCAAAACAGAGGAAGACCAATGATGGCAGCAAGACATTCTCCTTTTAAAATTGATCAAGCTGCAAGAGTTATCTGGTTAGAAGCGTATGCAACACTTTTAGAAGAGAGTAATTTAAGTGAAGAATTAAAAGAATCTTTCTGGACTTATTTGGATATTTTCTCAATTTGGATGATGAATACACGAGACTAG
- a CDS encoding class I SAM-dependent methyltransferase has protein sequence MEIETINFNEMYIEQKNKTTFQAKNKEAWNSKASTMNKNIHKSIYNQNFLNHIKLEGINSSLDVGCGVGNLSLLLSKKLKNIYCLDFSDKMLDFLKKNAKKEKCTNIKSFNLSWYDDWAEVPKTDLVIASRSMEVKNMQKALEKLNNQALKKVVLSYKVGGSFLSLDILSALNKDINKKPDYIYILNILYNMGINASLNFIKSEARNISYKNEEDFISSVMWSLGELKQEEINLLKTHYQDKIKDQKEDTYVEWAIIAWDKK, from the coding sequence ATGGAAATTGAAACAATTAATTTTAATGAAATGTATATAGAACAAAAAAATAAAACTACTTTCCAAGCCAAAAATAAAGAGGCTTGGAACAGTAAAGCTTCTACAATGAATAAAAATATTCATAAATCAATTTACAATCAGAACTTTTTAAATCACATAAAACTAGAAGGAATAAATTCTTCTTTAGATGTTGGTTGTGGTGTTGGCAACTTGTCTCTTTTATTATCAAAAAAACTTAAAAATATTTACTGCTTGGATTTTTCAGATAAAATGCTGGATTTTTTAAAAAAGAATGCCAAAAAAGAAAAATGCACAAATATCAAAAGCTTTAATCTTTCATGGTACGATGATTGGGCTGAGGTTCCTAAAACAGACTTAGTTATTGCATCGCGTTCTATGGAAGTAAAAAACATGCAAAAAGCCTTAGAAAAACTAAACAATCAAGCGCTTAAAAAAGTCGTACTTTCTTATAAAGTAGGAGGAAGTTTTTTATCTTTAGATATTTTAAGTGCTTTAAATAAAGATATTAATAAAAAACCTGATTACATATATATTTTAAACATCTTATATAATATGGGAATTAATGCTTCTTTAAACTTTATAAAAAGTGAAGCCAGAAATATTAGCTATAAAAATGAAGAAGATTTTATATCTTCTGTTATGTGGAGTTTAGGAGAGTTAAAACAAGAAGAAATAAATCTTTTAAAAACACATTATCAAGATAAAATAAAAGATCAAAAAGAAGATACATACGTAGAATGGGCAATTATAGCTTGGGATAAAAAGTAA
- a CDS encoding GntR family transcriptional regulator: MFHKNGIPLYTQLKNKLLKDIKENYKVGDMIPAEIKLEKQYEVSRITVRKAIEVLEKENVLERKQGKGTFVKAHKILYDANSIGSLTQRLAKQKDIIKTESLHFLIVEGEHYVKDLLKCSKLLCIKRIRLLNNVPFALMCNYLDFDSVPNIEENFKIESLYTFLKDEYKIEFYNAEETVEAKNASITEAQKLDINERDALLSLHRLSFDKYNNPVEYSDILIKANMYKHKIILSNDRLSNI, from the coding sequence TTGTTTCATAAAAATGGTATACCTTTATATACACAATTAAAGAATAAACTCTTAAAAGATATTAAAGAGAATTATAAAGTTGGGGATATGATCCCAGCAGAGATCAAGTTAGAAAAACAATATGAAGTTAGCCGTATTACGGTTAGAAAAGCGATTGAAGTACTTGAAAAAGAAAATGTTTTAGAGCGTAAACAAGGGAAGGGTACTTTTGTTAAAGCACATAAAATTTTATACGATGCAAACTCTATTGGTTCTTTAACACAAAGACTTGCTAAACAAAAAGATATTATAAAAACAGAATCTCTTCACTTTTTAATTGTTGAAGGAGAACATTACGTAAAAGATTTACTTAAGTGTAGTAAACTCTTATGTATTAAACGTATACGTTTATTAAACAATGTTCCTTTTGCTTTAATGTGCAATTATTTGGATTTTGATTCTGTTCCTAATATAGAAGAAAATTTCAAAATTGAATCTTTGTATACTTTTTTAAAAGATGAATATAAAATTGAATTTTATAATGCAGAAGAAACAGTGGAAGCTAAAAATGCCAGTATAACAGAAGCGCAAAAATTAGATATCAATGAAAGAGATGCTTTGTTATCTTTACACCGTCTCTCTTTTGATAAATATAATAATCCTGTAGAGTATTCTGATATTTTAATTAAAGCCAATATGTATAAACATAAAATTATTTTGTCCAATGATAGGCTTTCAAATATTTAA
- the eda gene encoding bifunctional 4-hydroxy-2-oxoglutarate aldolase/2-dehydro-3-deoxy-phosphogluconate aldolase, producing the protein MINDFKNSPVIPVLTFNDVKESLEISEVLVEEGLTNLEITLRTPNALACIEAIIKEFPSANVGAGTIVKKEQLLQIQNIGCNFAVSPGATKTLIKEAKRINMNYLPGASTPSEIIALMEEGIFFQKFFHSGNSGGYKMLQAYANIFEDVSFCPTGGIGQKDFKEYLELKNVVCLGGSWMVNTKTMSLNDIRSEAKNISSMLKS; encoded by the coding sequence ATGATTAATGATTTTAAAAATTCACCCGTAATTCCTGTTTTAACATTTAATGATGTAAAAGAAAGCCTGGAAATATCAGAAGTATTAGTAGAAGAAGGTTTGACAAATTTAGAAATTACGCTAAGAACGCCTAATGCATTAGCTTGTATAGAAGCAATAATAAAAGAGTTTCCAAGTGCAAATGTAGGAGCTGGAACTATTGTAAAAAAAGAACAATTACTTCAAATACAAAATATTGGTTGTAATTTTGCAGTAAGCCCAGGTGCTACAAAAACACTTATAAAAGAAGCAAAAAGAATTAATATGAATTATTTACCAGGCGCATCAACACCAAGTGAAATAATTGCATTAATGGAAGAAGGAATATTTTTCCAAAAATTTTTTCATTCAGGAAACTCAGGGGGGTATAAAATGCTTCAAGCTTATGCGAATATATTTGAAGATGTATCCTTTTGTCCAACAGGTGGAATAGGGCAAAAAGATTTTAAAGAATATTTAGAATTAAAAAATGTTGTATGTTTAGGTGGTTCTTGGATGGTTAATACAAAAACTATGTCTTTAAATGATATTAGAAGTGAAGCTAAAAATATTAGCTCTATGCTTAAAAGTTAA
- a CDS encoding sugar kinase produces the protein MIKIAVIGECMVELYQDEKGSYKQTFGGDTFNCAVYLKRSLKNAKVEYITVLGEDARSSQMLDFFHKENLETTYVDRLKDKKPGLYIIDTHKGERSFDYWRGQAAAKELFLTQSLDKLSKDLLTFDLIYFSAITLAIMSEKGRENLFKIIKKARAAGVKIAFDSNYRPRLYNNQDDARRIYKQVVNYTDIFLPSIDDEIDLWGRSTPSDIIKKSLEAGIKEIIITCGKEDIVCHYEGITVHKKTKQLKNIVDSTSAGDSFNGQYLASRLKEKSVNKSIKKAKKLAAKVIMHKGAIMPKDKND, from the coding sequence ATGATCAAAATAGCAGTAATAGGCGAATGTATGGTTGAGCTGTACCAAGATGAAAAAGGCTCGTATAAACAAACATTTGGAGGAGATACTTTTAATTGTGCGGTATATTTAAAACGATCATTAAAAAATGCAAAAGTAGAATACATTACAGTATTAGGTGAAGATGCACGTTCTTCACAAATGTTAGACTTTTTTCATAAAGAAAATTTAGAGACTACTTATGTAGACAGACTAAAAGATAAAAAACCGGGTTTATATATTATAGACACACATAAGGGTGAGAGAAGTTTTGATTATTGGAGAGGACAAGCAGCTGCAAAAGAATTGTTTTTAACACAAAGCTTAGATAAATTATCAAAAGATTTATTAACTTTTGATTTAATTTATTTTTCCGCTATTACTTTGGCAATAATGAGTGAAAAAGGAAGAGAAAATCTTTTTAAAATCATTAAAAAAGCAAGAGCGGCCGGTGTAAAAATAGCCTTTGATTCAAATTATCGTCCAAGATTGTATAACAATCAAGATGATGCAAGAAGAATATACAAACAAGTAGTTAATTATACAGATATATTTTTGCCTTCTATTGATGATGAGATTGATTTATGGGGAAGAAGTACACCTTCAGATATTATAAAAAAATCCTTAGAAGCAGGAATAAAAGAAATTATAATTACCTGTGGAAAAGAAGATATTGTTTGTCATTATGAGGGAATAACGGTTCATAAAAAAACAAAACAATTAAAAAATATCGTAGATTCAACATCAGCAGGAGATTCTTTTAATGGACAATACCTAGCATCAAGATTAAAAGAAAAAAGTGTTAACAAGTCAATAAAAAAAGCCAAAAAATTAGCGGCAAAAGTAATTATGCATAAAGGCGCAATTATGCCAAAGGATAAAAATGATTAA
- a CDS encoding LexA family transcriptional regulator, with protein sequence MKIIESYNENKTSFSAIIERLMTYFNVSQSKDLSDLLEVNYATFSTWIRREKIPYELLIALCIKRDISLDWLLAGVKNDNLYGQEKKDDNIVINSFFNKEHKNIDILAVEEHLKDKHYLSVSQNILDRFAEGEKLDELKMVTIVGSSMSPTINNGDKVFISTVASDEELFNSIMYLVVYKNRTYIKRIQVNPVTKSVRLISDNERYETFEIPESGLDDFKVLGRVIFKCTFEDII encoded by the coding sequence ATGAAAATAATAGAGAGTTATAATGAAAACAAAACAAGCTTTTCTGCCATTATAGAAAGATTGATGACATATTTTAATGTAAGTCAATCCAAAGATTTAAGTGATTTACTTGAAGTGAATTATGCAACTTTTTCAACTTGGATTAGAAGAGAAAAAATTCCTTATGAGTTATTAATTGCATTATGTATTAAGCGAGATATTTCTTTGGACTGGTTATTAGCAGGGGTTAAGAATGACAATTTATATGGGCAGGAAAAAAAAGATGACAATATCGTTATTAATTCATTCTTTAATAAAGAACATAAAAATATAGATATTCTAGCAGTAGAAGAACATTTAAAAGACAAACATTATTTATCAGTCTCCCAAAACATTCTTGATCGTTTCGCAGAAGGCGAAAAATTAGATGAATTAAAAATGGTAACTATTGTAGGATCTTCTATGAGTCCTACTATTAATAATGGAGATAAGGTATTTATTTCTACAGTTGCTAGTGATGAAGAGTTATTCAATAGTATTATGTATTTAGTTGTTTATAAAAACAGAACCTATATTAAACGTATTCAAGTTAACCCTGTAACAAAATCAGTACGCCTAATATCAGATAACGAGAGATATGAGACATTTGAAATTCCAGAAAGTGGTTTAGATGATTTTAAAGTTCTGGGACGTGTTATTTTTAAGTGTACCTTTGAAGATATTATTTAG
- a CDS encoding TRAP transporter small permease subunit, whose amino-acid sequence MLNNVKKIFGNISEAISKVNAVVIVILMMILVIDVWIGVLDRYVFGWEIAWIEEMARYFMIWAVLLAVPCALAKREHIGLFLVLNKMPRALRIPVLVILDIITFIFFLIIFIYGLDFANSGAEKYVDSIIGVTMFVPYLSIPTFAFISCLQVICTGIRDFGDIHVYDLDEKSHRSFT is encoded by the coding sequence ATGTTAAATAATGTTAAAAAAATCTTTGGAAACATTAGTGAAGCTATTAGTAAAGTCAATGCTGTAGTTATTGTCATTTTAATGATGATTTTAGTTATTGATGTATGGATTGGCGTTTTAGACAGATATGTATTTGGCTGGGAAATTGCATGGATTGAAGAAATGGCAAGATACTTTATGATTTGGGCTGTTTTATTGGCAGTACCATGTGCTTTGGCGAAAAGAGAACATATAGGACTTTTTTTAGTTTTAAATAAAATGCCTAGGGCTTTAAGAATTCCGGTTCTAGTAATTCTAGACATTATAACTTTTATCTTTTTTCTTATTATCTTTATATATGGACTTGATTTTGCCAACAGTGGAGCAGAAAAATATGTTGACTCTATTATAGGAGTTACTATGTTTGTTCCTTATCTTAGCATTCCTACTTTTGCTTTCATTTCATGCCTACAAGTCATTTGTACGGGAATAAGGGATTTTGGAGATATTCATGTTTATGATTTAGATGAAAAATCGCATAGGAGTTTTACATGA
- a CDS encoding TRAP transporter large permease, with amino-acid sequence MIVLFTFFGLLILGLRIGVVVGISGIVGIMTISGFDFMSVVPQKIFNGLNLFPFLAMPFFILAGEIMNHIGITSKIIAFANVLVGHKPGGLAHANMISSVFFAGVSGAATSDAAAFGRTLVPAMVKAGYDRPFACAVTAAGSIIGPTIPPSGLMVVYGSLMGVSIGGLFAAGILPGILICIVCMMVITVVSKRRNFPMAAKRASFKDVIHALKEAYLALIMPLIILGGIIFGIFTPTEAASIAVAYALILGVFVYRNLSFSALSSIILSTSRICGVIFLIIASASILGWYLSFEQIPQALTSAIIGITENPYLILLLIIVFLLVVGMIMDITAMLIILAPILVPITASIGIDPLHAGIIFVLALNISLMTPPIGACLFVLSSVTGEKMERIAASLWPFLIVEIAVLFLFAYWADFALFIPRLLGFL; translated from the coding sequence ATGATTGTTTTATTTACTTTTTTTGGTCTTTTGATTTTAGGTTTAAGAATAGGCGTTGTTGTTGGGATTAGTGGAATAGTTGGCATTATGACCATATCTGGTTTTGATTTCATGTCTGTTGTTCCCCAAAAAATATTCAATGGTTTAAATCTTTTTCCATTTTTAGCCATGCCATTTTTTATTTTAGCAGGTGAAATTATGAATCATATTGGAATTACAAGTAAAATAATTGCTTTTGCAAATGTTCTAGTAGGACATAAACCAGGAGGATTAGCCCATGCAAATATGATTTCTTCTGTGTTTTTTGCAGGAGTAAGTGGAGCAGCTACTAGTGATGCGGCCGCTTTTGGAAGAACACTAGTACCAGCCATGGTAAAAGCAGGTTATGACAGACCCTTTGCCTGTGCAGTTACAGCAGCAGGTTCTATTATTGGCCCTACTATTCCACCTTCTGGTTTAATGGTAGTTTATGGTTCTTTAATGGGAGTATCCATTGGGGGTTTATTTGCAGCAGGAATTCTTCCTGGTATTTTAATTTGTATTGTTTGTATGATGGTAATTACTGTTGTATCAAAACGTAGAAATTTTCCAATGGCTGCAAAAAGAGCTTCTTTTAAAGATGTTATTCATGCGTTAAAAGAAGCTTATTTAGCACTGATTATGCCTTTAATCATTTTAGGTGGAATTATTTTTGGTATTTTTACTCCAACAGAAGCTGCTTCAATTGCTGTTGCTTATGCTTTAATTTTAGGCGTTTTTGTATATAGAAATTTAAGTTTTTCTGCTTTGTCTTCTATTATTCTAAGTACTTCAAGAATTTGTGGAGTAATTTTCTTAATTATTGCTTCTGCTTCTATTTTAGGTTGGTATTTAAGTTTTGAACAAATCCCTCAAGCTTTGACTTCGGCAATTATTGGGATTACAGAAAACCCCTATTTGATTTTATTACTGATTATTGTGTTTTTACTTGTGGTTGGAATGATTATGGATATTACAGCCATGTTAATTATTTTAGCGCCTATTTTAGTGCCTATAACAGCTAGCATTGGAATTGATCCCTTACATGCAGGTATTATTTTTGTTCTTGCTTTAAATATATCACTCATGACTCCTCCTATTGGAGCTTGTCTTTTTGTACTGTCTTCTGTTACAGGAGAAAAAATGGAACGTATAGCTGCTAGTTTATGGCCATTTTTAATTGTAGAAATAGCTGTATTATTTTTGTTTGCTTATTGGGCAGATTTTGCTTTATTTATTCCAAGGTTATTGGGATTTTTATAA
- a CDS encoding DctP family TRAP transporter solute-binding subunit, translated as MKKIVTSVLLTGLMISGAYAQKTIKFAHDNKEDVFENPAHAFAGTFKSIVETASNGEIKVEIYPSNQLGSSKEHLSMTRKGIIQATITSVGAMASSYPRIGIIDLPFAFNSYIAAYSVWDGAFGEAMASDMEKELKDVKVLGFPDTGGFFGITNSKRAIKTLEDFKGIRIRTMTLASHQKILNSLGAQAYPLSWAEVYSGLQTGVIDGQMNPIPTVSFAKFYEVQKYLTVTNHLFTPYTFTMNKKFYKSLSEDEKRIINRATKAGIIAGRGVSLAIANSDSRGLAFLSTKMEVTSLSAKELNRMRAVSQPAVKKLIEEKYDAKAKELLSVYIQEVDKANQKY; from the coding sequence ATGAAAAAAATAGTAACAAGTGTATTATTAACAGGACTTATGATTAGTGGTGCTTATGCACAAAAAACAATTAAATTTGCTCATGACAATAAAGAGGATGTATTTGAAAACCCTGCTCATGCTTTTGCAGGAACATTCAAAAGTATTGTAGAAACAGCAAGTAATGGCGAAATTAAAGTTGAAATTTATCCTTCAAATCAATTAGGTTCTTCTAAAGAACATTTATCAATGACAAGAAAAGGAATTATACAAGCCACCATCACAAGTGTAGGAGCAATGGCATCATCTTACCCACGAATTGGTATTATTGATTTGCCTTTTGCTTTTAACTCTTATATTGCAGCTTACAGTGTTTGGGATGGTGCTTTTGGGGAAGCAATGGCTTCTGATATGGAAAAAGAATTAAAAGATGTAAAAGTACTTGGTTTTCCTGATACGGGTGGTTTTTTTGGAATTACGAATTCAAAGCGCGCAATTAAAACATTAGAAGATTTTAAAGGTATAAGAATTAGAACTATGACCTTGGCTTCCCATCAAAAAATTCTAAATTCTTTAGGTGCACAAGCGTATCCTTTATCATGGGCTGAAGTATATTCAGGTTTACAAACAGGTGTAATTGATGGACAAATGAATCCAATTCCAACAGTAAGTTTTGCCAAATTTTATGAAGTACAAAAGTACTTAACTGTAACAAATCATTTATTCACGCCTTATACTTTTACTATGAATAAAAAATTCTATAAGTCTTTAAGTGAAGATGAAAAAAGAATTATAAACAGAGCTACAAAAGCTGGAATAATAGCAGGTCGTGGTGTTTCTTTAGCTATTGCTAATTCCGATTCAAGAGGTCTTGCTTTTTTATCTACAAAAATGGAAGTCACTTCCTTAAGTGCCAAAGAACTAAACAGAATGAGAGCAGTTTCACAACCCGCAGTAAAAAAACTTATTGAAGAAAAATACGATGCAAAAGCGAAAGAACTTTTAAGCGTATATATCCAAGAAGTAGACAAAGCAAATCAAAAATACTAA